Proteins from one Trichoplusia ni isolate ovarian cell line Hi5 chromosome 9, tn1, whole genome shotgun sequence genomic window:
- the LOC113497660 gene encoding pyrokinin-1 receptor-like codes for MTPPSNVTNVTEIASAPVDPTVIFGPQRDSLVIVLPITIIYSLIFITGLLGNIFTCLVIVRNKSMHTATNYYLFSLAMSDLLLLISGMPQEMYSIWVKWPYVFGHSFCVIRGLAAEASTNASVLTITLFTVERYLAICHPFVSHKMSKLSRATKHVMLLWVVAVGLALPQALQFGIREHSGVTMCLQTRIIIEHSFELSTFFFFFAPMVLITVLYSLIGLKLRETNVSKEECQKEFDRSMRYAHKIRRKHSQATRRVIKMLVAVVVAFFVCWAPFHAQRLVAIYGTTENHLARSPILLSVYSFLTYTSGIFYYVSTCINPIFYHIMSNKFRDAFKKTMMLWCCRSSERAAAKRCSYTAVAFPRNPASSGSVNSGNTTSKNSLRNDASLRYKLRGLDNCRDRNVPTVHVCHNGKTIMTPPLHDYRTCKHFQNTTHDSMSLGNDNRRPCSPVCCTFPSSPTETITVTPEALVNNISEEKRDFSADEPEKYLKEIKLRIIQREKEYG; via the exons ATGACTCCTCCCAGTAACGTCACCAACGTCACGGAGATCGCTTCAGCCCCAGTGGACCCCACCGTGATATTCGGACCACAGAGAGACTCACTTGTCATAGTGTTAccaataactataatatattcaCTTATATTTATTACCGGGTTACTGGGTAACATATTTACATGTCTAGTGATAGTTAGAAACAAAAGTATGCACACAGCAACCAATTATTACTTGTTTAGTCTAGCGATGTCAGATCTCCTTTTACTTATTAGTGGCATGCCCCAAGAGATGTATTCCATATGGGTCAAATGGCCTTATGTGTTTGGGCATAGTTTTTGTGTGATAAGAGGCTTAGCGGCGGAGGCTTCGACGAATGCGAGTGTATTAACAATAACGTTGTTTACTGTTGAGAGATATCTCGCTATCTGTCACCCGTTTGTTTCACATAAAATGTCGAAGCTCTCGCGAGCGACGAAGCATGTAATGCTGTTATGGGTGGTGGCGGTGGGGCTGGCGCTCCCCCAGGCGCTACAGTTCGGGATCCGAGAGCACAGTGGTGTCACAATGTGCTTACAAACAAGAATTATTATAGAGCACTCGTTCGAACTATCGACGTTCTTCTTCTTTTTTGCGCCCATGGTGCTCATCACGGTGCTGTACTCATTAATTGGACTGAAACTGAGAGAAACCAATGTAAGCAAGGAGGAATGCCAAAAGGAGTTTGATAGAAGTATGAGATACGCACACAAAATACGACGAAAACACAGCCAAGCCACAAGGAGGGTTATCAAAATGTTGG TTGCAGTCGTGGTAGCCTTTTTCGTTTGCTGGGCGCCGTTCCATGCCCAGAGGCTGGTTGCAATATACGGAACCACAGAGAATCACTTAGCGCGGTCACCGATACTCCTGTCTGTGTATTCATTCCTCACGTACACTTCTGGGATCTTCTACTACGTATCAACGTGCATCAATCCAATATTCTACCACATCATGTCGAACAAATTTAGGGACGCCTTCAAG AAAACAATGATGTTATGGTGCTGCCGCTCGAGCGAGAGGGCTGCGGCGAAGCGCTGCTCGTACACGGCGGTTGCCTTCCCACGGAACCCGGCGTCCAGCGGTAGCGTCAACTCAG GTAATACAACATCAAAGAATTCGCTGCGGAACGACGCGAGCCTTCGCTACAAGTTGAGAGGGTTAGACAACTGCAGGGATAGAAACGTGCCCACAGTGCACGTGTGCCACAACGGCAAGACGATAATGACGCCGCCACTCCACGACTACAGGACTTGCAAGCACTTCCAAAACACGACTCACGACTCAATGAGTTTAGGCAACGATAACCGAAGGCCATGTTCTCCAGTGTGCTGCACCTTCCCATCGTCCCCCACGGAGACCATAACAGTCACTCCTGAAGCTTTAGTGAACAACATTTCAGAAGAAAAACGAGATTTCTCAGCAGACGAGCCAGAAAAGTatctaaaagaaataaaattaagaataatacAACGAGAAAAAGAATATGgctaa